From Longimicrobium sp.:
CACGACCCTGGTGCCGTACTCCATCATCTGCTTGGTGTGGAACGAGCCGTCACGGCCCGTGATCCCCTGCACCACCAGGCGCGTGTCGTTGTCGATGAAGATGCTCACTGGGCCTCCCCGTTGGCCAAAGCGACGGCCTTCTGCACGGCGTCGTCCATGTCGGTAAGCGCGGTGAACCCGGCTTCGTTCAGGATCTTGATGGCGATCTCTTCGTTGGTGCCGGTCAGGCGGATGACGATGGGGATGTCCATGTTCAGCTGCCGCGTGGCCGTCACGATCCCGTTCGCCACGTCGTCCGTCCGGGTGATGCCGCCGAAGATGTTGAACAGGATGACCTTGACCGCCGGGTCGGTGGTGATGATGCGGAGGGCGTTGACCACCTTTTCCGGGTTCGACGAGCCGCCGATGTCCAGGAAGTTGGCCGGGTCGCCGCCGTAGTACTTCACCAGGTCCATGGTGGCCATGGCCAGCCCGGCGCCGTTCACCACGCAGCCGACGTTGCCGTCCAGCTTGATGAAGGTCAGCCCCGCCTCGCGCGCCTGCACCTCGGCCGGCGCCTCGGACGATTCGTCGCGCAGCGCCTCGATGGCCGGCAGGCGGAAGAGCTCGTTGTCGTCGATGTTGAACTTGGCGTCGATCGCCTTGACCTCGCCCGAGGGCGTGGTGATCAGCGGGTTGATCTCGACCAGCGAGCCGCCCGCCTCCATGAACGCCTTGTAGAGCTGCTGGATGATCTTGGCCGCCGCGCGCTGCTGCTTCACGTCCGTATACAGCTTCGTGGCCAGCTCGTACGCCTGGTGCGGAAGCAGGCCGTAGCGCGGGTCCACCGGCAGCTTGATGATGGCTTCGGGGTTGGTGTGCGCCACCTCTTCGATGTCCACGCCGCCCGCCGCCGACACCATGAACACGGGCGCATGGCTGGCGCGGTCCAGGATGATGCCGACGTACGCCTCGCTCGCGATGTCCTCGGCCGGGGCGACGAGCACCTTTTGCACCGGGAGGTCCTTGATGGTCAGCTTGAGGATGGCCTCGGCCTTCTCGCGCGCCTCTTCCGGCGTGCTGGCGAGCTTGACGCCGCCCGCCTTGCCGCGCCCGCCGGCGTGCACCTGGGCCTTGATCACCACGGCCCCGCCCAGGCGGCGCGCGATTTCTTCGGCCTGCTCCGGCGTGGTCGCCACCTCGCCCATGGGGACGGGGATCCCCTGCGCGGCCAGGAGCTCTTTGGCCTGGTATTCGTGGATGTTCACCGGGACAGTTCCGGTTCGGGTGATGAAAAAGAGTGCGTGCCGCGCACTCCGGACTTCCGCCGAAAAGGCGCAGCATGATAGCGGGCGGATGTATTCGCGGCAACGTCTTGCGAACGCCGGGTGTTACGCGGACCGCTTCCGCATCAGCCACACCGCCACCCCCAGCAGCACCAGCCCGATGGCGAACACGATCAGCGACGTCGCGAGCGGATCGCTGTACATCACCGTCATCCCCCCGAACGCCATCACCGCCCCGCCGGCGAGCAGCAGCACGAGCGCGAGCAGGATGCGGAGGATGCGGAGCGGAGTCATTGGGAGAAAAGCATCACACAGAGACGCAGAGGGAAAGGCAAGGGCACAGAGAAGCCCTTCGTTGTTCTTGTAGTGCCCCTCTGTGGCTCTGTGTGAGGCCATCTGTTCTCTTCCGCAACGACGCGCCGCCCCTGAATGCGGGACGGCGCGTGCGTTGAAGGCGAGGCGAACGAGCGCTCAGTGGCCGACGGAGGGGCCACCGATGCCCTCGCCGGCGAGCCAGCCTTCCATCTCGGAGCGGATCTCCTCCAGGCGCTCGTCGGTCTTGGCCTCGTAGCGCGCCACCAGCACCGGCTCCGTGTTGGAGGCGCGGATCAGCCCCCAGCCGTCGCCGAAGAGAACGCGGGCGCCGTCCACGTCGATCACCTCGTGGTCCTTGCGGAAGTGCGCCGTGGCGCGCTCCACGATGGCGAACTTGGTCTCCTCGGTGGCCGGGTAGCGCAGCTCGGCGGTGGAGACGAAGACGGGGAACTCGGCGATCCACTCGCTGAGCGGACGCCCCTGCCGCGCCACGATGTCGATCAGCAGGACGGCGCCATAGAGGGCGTCGTCGTAGCCAAAGTAGTTGTCGCCGAACATGATGTGGCCCGAGAGCTCGCCCGAGAGCAGCGACCCCTCCTCCTTCATCCGCTTCTTGATCAGCGAGTGGCCGGTGGCGTTCATCACCGGCACGCCGCCCACCTTCTCCAGCATCTCGGGAAGGAGCTGCGAGCACTTCACGTCGAACACCACCTTCTGCCCCGGCCCGCGGCGCTGGATCAGGTCCAGGCCGTACAGCAGGAGGAGGGTGTCGCCGCGCACGATCTCGCCGCGGTCGTCGATGGCGCCGATGCGGTCCGCGTCGCCGTCGAAGGCCACGCCCAGGTCCGCGCCCTCCGCCTTCACGCGGGCGATGATGTCCACCAGGTTCTTGTCCACCACCGGGTCCGGGTGGTGGTTGGGAAAGGTGCCGTCCGACTCGCAGAAGATGGGGATCACCTCCACGTTGTCGCCAAGCGCCGTCAGCAGGCGCTCGGCCACGATGGAGCCGGTACCGTTGCCGCAGTCCACCACCACCTTGAGCTTGCGGCCGATGGTGAAGCGCTCCGCGATGTAGCGGACGTAGTCGTCCATCACGTCACGCTCCTCGACGCTTCCTTCCCCGCTCTCGTAGTCGCTCTCGTCGATCATGCGGCGCACCTCCTGGATGGAGTCGCCGTAGATGGAGCCGCCGAGCGTCATTTTGAAGCCGTTGTACTGCGGCGGGTTGTGCGATCCCGTCACCTGCAGCCCGCCGTCCAGCTCGCCGTGGTACACCGCGAAGGAATGCACGGGGGTGGGCACGAGGCCCACGTCCACCACGTGCACGCCGGCGGCCACCATCCCGCGGCGCACGCCGGCGGCGAGGTCCGGAGAGGTGAGGCGGTTGTCGCGCCCCAGCGCCAGCGTCGGCCGGGGCTTGCCCAGCCGGCGGATGGCGAGCGTGGCGAAGGCGCGGCCGATCTGCTCGGCCACCTCCACGGTGACGTCGGGTCCTACGACGCCGCGGATGTCGTACTGACGGAAGATGTGCGGATTGGCCATGTCTCTCCTCAGGCTTCGAGCACCAGCGCCACGCATTCGATCTCCACGGCGCAGTTGCGCGGGAGGCCGGCGGCCTGCACGCTCGACCGCGCCGGGGCATGGTCGCCGAAGTGGCGGCCGTACACCTCGTTCATGGCCGTGAAGTCGTTCATGTCGCGCAGGAACACCGTCGTCTTGACCACCGCAGACAGGTCTGAGCCGGCCTCCTGCAGCACGGCGCGCAGGTTCTTCATCACCTGCTCCGTCTGCGCCACCACGTCGCCCTCGATGAGCTGCATGCTCACCGGGTCAAGCGCGATCTGCCCGGCGGTGAAGACGAAGCCGCGGGCCACGATGGCCTGGCTGTACGGGCCGATGGCGGCGGGCGCCTGGTCGGTGTGGACCTTTTGAAGAGACGTCATAGCCTTGGAAGTGCGTTGGTGCGTGAGTGCGTGAGTGCGCCTTCGGGGTCAGGCTTCCGCGCGGTCGGCGAGCATCGCCCGCAGTTCGTCCGGGGCGACGGTGGCGACGCCGGGTTTCCCCACCTCGATTCCCGCGGCAAGGTTGGCGAGGACGGCGGCCTCCTCGATGGTCGCGCCGGCGGCCAGGGCGACGGCCAGGAACGCCGTCACCGTGTCGCCCGCGCCGGAAACGTCGTAGACCTCCCGCGCCTGCGTGGGGATGCGGAACGAGCTGCCGCCCTCCGAGCGCAGCGCCATCCCGTCCTCGCCCAGCGTCAGGAGGAGGTGGCGGGCGCCGGTCTGGGTGCGCGCGTTCTCCAGCCACTCGTCGTCGCCGGCGCGCACGGGGCTGGCCATGGCCGTGCCCAGTTCCACCGCGTTGGGCTTGAAGACGGTGGCGCCGCCGAACGCAAAGAAGTTGCGGAACTTGGGGTCCACCACGCTGGGGATCCCCGCCGCCTCCGCCGCGTCCAGCGCCGTGCGGATCACAGACGGCACCAGGACGCCCTTGTTGTAGTCCTCCAGCACCAGCGCGTCGCACGCGGCGACGGCGGCGCGGACGTGCTCGCACAGCTCGGCGGCGCAGTCGTCCGGGAGGTCGTCGTCGCGCTCGCGGTCGAAGCGCACCACCTGCTGCTGCCGCGCCACCACGCGCGTCTTGGTGGTGGTGGGGCGGTCGGGGCGCTCCACCAGCCGCGCGTGCACCTTGCCGCCGTCCAGCTCCGCCAGCTCGCGGCGGATCTGCGCCCCGGCGGCGTCCATCCCCACGTAGCCCACCACCTCGCACGCGGCGCCCAGCGCGGCGACGTTGGCGGCCACGTTGGCGGCTCCGCCCAGCGCCGTCCGCTCCTCGGTGACGTGCACCACCGGCACCGGCGCCTCGGGCGAGATGCGCGACACGGCGCCCACGAGGTACACGTCCAGCATCAGGTCGCCGACGACCACCACGCGAAGGCCGCGCCCGCGCTCCAGGATCTCGTCCAGCCGCGCCCGCGTGAGCCGCTCCATCCGCCCCAGACGTTCAGTGCACGCTTCCGGGCCCCGGGGCCGGGAAAAGGAGCGCCAATGTAGGCGGGCGGTGGGGGGGAGACAAGACGGCGCGGGCCCCTCCCCGCTCGTTCCTCGCTGCCCCTCCCCCAAAACAACCTGGGGGAGGGGCGCACGCCGGCATCTGCCCGTTGCCCGCAGGTCCGTAGGGGCGCGATTCATCGCGCCCGTGCCCGATGCTGATCCGCGCCCCTCGCGCACACCGATGCCCTCGTAGGGGCGGCCCCGTGTGGCCGCCCGTGCCCGCCCCCGCCCCGATGCCGGCCACCCGCGCGAATCCATGCAAAGGCCCCTCCCCCAGGTAGTTATCGGGGGAGGGGCCGCGAGTTGACGAGCGGGGGTAGGGGCCTCCTCACCACCCCAGCACCTCCTCGATCTGCCGCGCGAGCTCCATCGGATCGAACGGCTTGGTGAGGACGCCGCTGACACCCAGGTCCTGGAAGCGCGTGCGATCCGAGGCCTGCACCTTGGCCGTCAGGAGGATCACGGGGATCTCCGCGGTGGCCGGTTGCGCCCGCAACGCGCGAAAGGTGGAGGGGCCGTCCATCTCCGGCATCATCACGTCCAAGAGGATCGCGTCGGGCACGCGCTCCGCGGCGACGCGGAGGCCCTCGGCGCCGGAGCTGGCGCTGAACACCTCCCAGCCGGCGACCGCCTCCAGCGCGAGCTGCGCCACCTCGCGGATGTCGTCCTCGTCGTCGATCACCAGAACACGTCTGCTCATCAGGGGTGCGGCGGGGTCAGGGGAAGAAGACGCGCTCCGGCCAGTGACGAGGCCGGAGCGCGTTCGAGTGCATGGCGCCGCGCTATTCCTCGTCGCCCGCGCCGTTGGAGCCGCCCGCGGACCCGAGGCGCGCCTGCACGTGCTCCACGCCTTCCTGCGTGATGGCGTATTGCTTCCGCGCCTGCCGCGTGGTTCCCATCTTCTTCTTCTGCGTCATCAGCGGCGGGCGCGAGCGCAGGTTCGACTCGATGGCGCGCGTGATGTTGGGAACCGGCAGGCCGTTGCGCTTCAGCTCGGCGTTGATCGCCTGGCTGGTGACGGTGCGGTCCGGACGGCCCTTGGAGAGCACGTACGCGCCCAGCAGCGCGCGCTCCGCCATCGTCTCCGGACGCCACTGCTCCACCAGCGCGCCCACCTGCGCCACCGGCCGCCGCGGACCGGTTCCCGAGCCCTTGGGACGGCCGGGACGGCGCTTGACGGGCTCTTCGGTGGCCGTGCTTTCCTCGGTGGAGGCGCCCGCGGAGGCAGCGGACGAGCGGCCTCCGCCCTGGAAGGCGCGCTGCAGGAGGATGTCGCGCGCGTGCTCCTTGAGCACGGGGTCGTAGCTGGAAATCGCCGCGTTGATCTCGTCGAGCAGCGCTCTGACTTCACGCAGGTCGGTCATAGGGTGTCATGTTCTGGGGCTTTCGCGCGCACGGTCGTGCGGGCGGAGCTCCACGTTGCGGGCCGGGTTGCGGTCGTGTGGACGCGCAATGTTGCCGGTACGCAACATTTAATCCGCGGCGGCGAGTGCCGTCAAGTAGTGCTGGTATGCCTCGTCCCCGAAGCACACCACCGTGACCTCTTCCGGAAGCTCGTTCTCGCGAAAGTGTGTGAGCGCGGTGGCGATTGCGATGCGCGCCGCTCGGGCCAGCGGGAAGCGATAGGCCCCGGTGCTGATCGACGGGAATGCAATGGTGCGCAGCCCGTGCTCCGTCGCGATCGCGAGCGAATTGCGCCACGCGGAGGCCAATAGTTCGTCCTCTCCATGGCTACCGTCCTGCCATACCGGCCCCACCGTGTGGATCACCCAGCGCGCCGGCAACCTGTAGCCGCGCGTGATCTTGGCCTCGCCGGTGCGGCAGCCGCCCAGCATGCGGCACTCGGCGACGAGCTCGGGCCCTGCCGCGCGGTGAATGGCGCCGTCCACCCCGCCGCCGCCGAGCAGAGAGGTGTTGGCGGCGTTCACGATGGCGTCCACGTCCGCCTTTGTGATGTCGCCGTTGGTGATGCGGATGCGCTCCTGGGGCGTCATGAGTCGCGCATGGCGAGTCCCGCCGTGGTCATGAGGGCCGCTCCGGAGGCGAGCCAGCGCGCCAGGCTCTCCTCCTCCTTTTCGATCCCCAGCCCCCACGTCGCGTCGCTGATCAGGGTCACGGGGAGCGCCCGTTGAGGCGCCAGCATTCCCTCCACCGCCTGCTTGACGCACACGTCGCGCGCCACGCCGGCCACGAACACCTCCACCGGCTTCCTTAGCTCTTCGCGAAGGGCGCGCAGCAGGTCGTCGGTAGCGCGGTTGCCCTCGAACACGTCGAACTTGCTTTTGTGGATGAAGACGGGCCTGCGTGTCGCTACCGCGCGGCGCGCGGCGGCGCGGGCGTCCTCGGGGGTGGCGGCGCGGGAGAGGACGATGGGGTCCTCGGGGCGGATGGAGGCCAGTATCTGCGCGCCCTCCCGTTCGGCCGCGTCGTCCGAGAGGCCCATGCAGTGCGGCGGATAGGTGCCGCGCGACGGGTCGGGCGCCGCGGCGTCGATCTCCTCGTCCGCGTACGAGTGCCAGTCGCCCGTGTAGACCATGACGTCGCAGCGCGCGCGCATCCACTCCACCGCCCGCTCGATGGCGGGGATCGCCTGCGTGGCGCCCGCGTCCTCTCCGTTGTCGAAAAGGTCGTGGACGTACAGGCGCCCTCCCTGCTCCGGCGGCAGGAGGAAATCGTTCTGCGCGTCCACCACCCAGCCGATGCGGGCCTTCATCGCGCGCTCCGGCCCGGGTATACGGGCTTGGCGGCGCGCTTCCACGCGGTGGCGTCCACGCGTGCCAGCACCGCCGCGACGACGGACTCGGGGATCCCCTCGGGCAGGCTCTCGCCGCGCGCGCGGGCGGCGCCGAAGGCCGGCCAGTAGTGCGCGAGCACCTGATCCGCCTCGCCATAGGTGAAGCCGAGTTCGCTCTCGTCCGTCTGCCCCGGCCACAGGTCCGCGGAGGGCGCCTTGTCGATCACCACGGACGGGACGCCGGACGCCTCCGCGAGCTGCCACACCTCCGTCTTGAGAAAGGGCGAGAGCACTTCCAGGTCGCTCGCCGCGTCGCCGTGGACGGTGAAGTAGCCCAGGAGGTTCTCGGTGCGGTTCTCGGTGCCCAGGACGAGCGTGTCGCCCGCCATGTTGGCGAACGTGTAGAGGGTGACGGCGCGATGGCGGGCCTTGAGGTTCCCCAGCGCGAGCACCGCGCGCACGTTGGACGGATCGGCCGCGAGCACGTCGTGCAGCCCCGACGCCGCGGCAGACGCGTCCACCGACGCCGCGATGTCGATCGTCCGCCACTCCGCCTCTGGCAGGCGCTCGGCCACGGCGCGCGCGTCATTGAGCGACGCCGGCGCCGATGCCGCGTGGCGTCCGCTGCCGTACGGCATCGAGAGGAGGACGACGTTCTCCGGGCCGAGCGCGCGCGCCGCCACCATGGCCGCAACGGCGCTGTCCACGCCGCCCGAAAGCCCCATCACCACCCGCCGCATCCCCGCCCCGCGCACCACGCCGGCCAGCCACTCCGCCATCGCCGCCAGCTCCGCCTCCGCGTCGATGCGGAGGGTCGCGGGGATCTCCCGGCGGCTCGTGGAGGTTGCGCTCGCTGTGGTCATATCGCTCTCCCGTGGTCCAGAGGGATGTTCATCGTCGTTGCGAACTGCACTTCGCACTCTATTTCACTCCAAGCACTTAGCACCTAGCACTTAGCACTTCCGTTCACCCCGCCCGCGCCCAATCCAGCCTCACCAGCCGCGGATTGGACCGGAAGCTCCTCCCCACCTTCCCCGCCTCGGCGCCGTCCAGCCGCACCACGTCCGCGGTGAAGTCGAAGTCGCTGAGGAGGCCGCCGGTGCCGTCGCTGTGGCCCAGCAGGCTGCTCCCCACGCCGTACGCGGCGACGGGGACCTGCTGCGCCTCGAACTGGCGGATCTTGTTCGGTTTGAAGCCGCCGCTCACCACGATGCCGACCTCCGGGAAGCCCTCCGCGTCGAGCGTCGCGCGCATCTTTCGCACGAGGTGCGCGTTGACGCCGGTGAGGGAGGCGCGCCCCCAGACCTCCGGGTCGCCGATCAGCGAGTCGTCGATCAGCCGCTCGCTGGTGTCCACGCGCACGGCGGCCAGCGAGCCGGGGCCGAACTCCGCGCGCATCGCCCGCGCCACCTCCAGCGCGGTGCGGACGGAGTTGTTCTCGTAGTCCACCAGGCTCATCACCTGCACCTCCGGCTCCTCCGCGCGCAGGTAGCGGGCGAAGGCGAGCGTGGCGGCCACGGTGTCGCCGCCAAAGGTGGCGATCATGGCGTGCGGCATCGTCCCCACCCCCGGCGATCCCCACCAGGAACCGGCCGCGTCGCTGGACACGCTGCGTGCGCCGCCGATCTGCGCCGCGTAGCCGTCCGGCGTCTGCACGCGCCAATCGTCGTGGCGCGGGGCCATGAAGATGACGGGCTTCCCCGCCGCCGCCTCTACCACGGCACGCGTGTTTGTGGCGACGAGCGAGCGCCGCGCCAGCACCCCCAGCAGCGGCGTCTCCAGGTGCCCGAACGCGCGGTACGGCCCGGTGATGTGCATCACCGTCTCCCACGATTCCGAGCCCTCGGCGTTGATGGAGTCGCCTTCCAGCAGGGTGTCGACGGTGAGGCGGGTGTGGTCACAGCCCTCCGCGAGCTGCGTCTGGAGTAGCCGGAGCGCCTCGTAGACGCCGGCCAGGACGCCGCCCTTCTTGGCGAAGACCTGGAGCGTGACCTCCGGATCGATCCCCGCGTGGCGCAACGTGGCCGTGGTTCGCACGAAGTAGCGGTCGGAGAGCCAGCCCGAGGCCATTCGCGGGTCGAACTGGAAGAGCCGGGCCGGGAAGCGCGCGAGCCCCTCGTGAAGCTCCGCCTGGCGATCCGCGTCCCCCGCGGGTGATTGCGATGTCATGGTATCGGCCGTGTGTCTCGTGATGAGAACGAATGTACCTAAAAAAGCGAGCGTCACAACGTTCTTAAAACGAGAATAATACTCGCGCTGCGCACTGTCAAGCTTCCCGCGCGGCGGCGGACGCCTCTTCCCCGCCCTCCAGCGGGAGCCACGGCAGCCGGATGGAGGTCTCCAGGCGCGCGCGCAGCGTGTCTTCGCGGAAGCGGAAGAGTTCCGGTGGCACGCCTGGCCCGCCGGTGTCGCGCGTGCGCCGCTTCCCCGTGCCGTGCACGATGCGGGGGGCGCGCGTGGCGCGGTGATCCTTGGCGGCGGCCACCGCGCGCCGGAAGTTGGCGCGGTGCAACGGCCTGCCCGCGATCACCTCGCACCCGGCCTGCAGCTCGTCCAGCGTGAACTCGGCGCCCAGGAGCGCCATCAGCGCCGCTGGGAGGTACTTGATCTTGCCGCGCAGACGGCCCAGCGCGTCGGCCATGATCTCCCGGTGGTCGAACGCCATCGGCCGCCCGAACGCCTTTGCGCCGTCACCGGTGACGCGCCCCCAGGTGTCGCGATGCGCCTCCTCCACCAGCCCCGCCTCCCGCAGCAGGGCGAAGCGCTCGGAGACGCGCTCCTCGTTCCACTCGCGCAGCCCGAATCCCCAGGCGAACTCCACCCGCTCCGCTCGGTCCCCGCCCTGGCCGCGCGCCCAATCATCGAGCGCGCGCAAAGCGGATTGCGCCGCCGCACGCCCGTCCGCGGAGCGCAGGTCTTCCCAGGGGAAGTACGTGTAGACGTCCTCCCAGCGCGCGTCAGTGGCGTCGTCGCCGTGCTGGGGGTCGAAGCCGCCGCCCTCGCGCCGCACCAGCATCAGGTAGGCGTTAGTGGTGACGCGGGAGCCGCGCGAGACCCACTCACCCGTCCCGGGATCGCGCGCGCCGGCGAACTGGCGCGGGTCGCGGCCGTTGGTGCTGTAGCTGCCGAGCGGCTCCACGTGCTCGGGCGCGGGGCACCCGGTCTCCTCGCGCAGCTCGCGCAGGGCGGCCTCGCGCGAGTCGCGGTCCCCGGCCCAGTCCATGAAGCCGCCGGGCCACGCGTCGAGCCCGGCGAACGGCTCGCCGCCGCGCACCACCACGAGCGCCTGGAGCTGCGTGGCGCCTCCTTCGCGGCCCAGCGCGAGGGCGACCGCGTCACCCGTAACGGCGTGGCGCGGATATTCGCGCGCATCGTACTCCAGCGCCCACTCCGGCGGGTCGCCTCCCGGGTTCACCCCACGCACCTCCGCACCATCCTCCATCGCTCCCCCTTGCTGACCGGAATCATTGCGCGGCACGTTGAGCACGCTGCGGGCCAGCCGGCAAGGGGTCGGGGTTCACATGACGTCTGTCATAAGTCGTGACGGCCGGGAATGGCGCGCGGACGCCGGCGGGCGCCGCCGTGGTGGACGCGACCGGCAAGACGCTCCTCGCCGGCCTGATAGACCCGCACACGCACAGCTGCGGCGACGCGCTGCGCGAGGCGGTCGTTTTCGGCGTGACCACCGGGCTGGACATGTTCACCGACCCACCGCATGGCCGCCACTGCCCGCGCGGAGCAGGCGTCCGGAAGTGCCTGGCGAACGCGTGCGCCAGGTCCTGCGCCTCGCCGCCAACGGGGCCGCCGGCGCGGCCGGTGGCGCGGGAGAAGGGCTGGCTGAAGTGGAAGGAGGTTCGGGCAACAAGATCATTGTATAAGGGCACACACGAGGTAGATTGACCGTGGCAGTTCCTGCGTCATCCCACCCGTTCCCCGAGGTCTGATGCGAAACTCTTTTGTAATTCTCCTCCCCCTGGCCATGGCGTGCGCCCCCGCGGCGACGACCACGACCGACGGTCCGGCACCCGCGCCGCAGCCCACCGCGGCCGCGCCCGCAACGTGGAGGACGGGCAACCTGACGGCGACCCTCACCGCCGCCGAATTCCCCGCCGGCGTGCCGCAGGAAGCGCGGGCACAGATGGCCGGCGCGTGGGAGATCCAGTTCCACCAGGGCAATCACTACGTTGGAATGCACAACGGCAGGCAGGTCGTGGAGGGTAACTACCGGATCGAGGGAAACCAGCTCACGTTCACGGGCCGCGAATCCGGCCCGATGGCCTGCCCCACCCCGGCCACCTACACCTGGCAGGTCACCAACGGCCAGGCGAGGTTCACGCTGGTGGGCGACGAACCATGCCGTGGCCGAGCCGCTGTGCTGACGGCGCGCCCGTTCGCCTTCCAACCCGCATGATCGAGGCGGTACGCTGAAAACGGAGGCCCGGCCGGCTTCGCGCTGGCCGGGCCTTCGTGCGTCCGCCATCCACGGGGGGCGGAATACTTGCAGGACGGTTCCCCACGAGCCGAGCAGCCTCCGCCCCCGGATCCCCGGCACATGCCCGATCCACCCGTCCCATCCGGCAGCGCCGTCGCCGATCGCCCGGGCGCGCGCGGCGACCCGACGGCCGCGCCGAAGCGGAAGGCGCGGTGGTGGTCGCCGGAGACGCGCCGCACCCCGGCCCGGCCCTGCCTCAACTGCGGCGACCCCACCGTGAGCGCCTTCTGCCCCACCTGCGGGCAGCGCAAGGTGGAGGTGAGGATCTCGTTGCGGAGGATGCTGCTCGAGCTGCTGGAGGACCAGCTCGCGCTCAACGCGACGCTGCCCCGCACCGTCGGGGCGCTCCTCTTCCGCCCCGGCCACCTCACCTCCGAGTACGTGAAGGGGCGGATCGTGCGATACGTGCCGCCGTTCCGGCTGTACCTGGTCACCTCCGTCCTCTTCTTCGTCCTCCTCCCGCTCGCCGCCGACGCCAACATCATCGCGGACCAGGTCGCCCGCGACGACGCCGCGCAGGTGAGGCGCGTGTCCGCCCCGGCGGCCGCGAACCCGGGCGGGCTCCCTGCTCCGCCCCCGCCTCCCGCGCGGCCCCGCGAAGAGATGGACATCAACATCGCCTGGAAGGACACGGCGGCGGTGCCCGGCTGGCTGAAGCCGCTGAACCGCCGCCTCACCCGCACCGGGGAGCGCCTCAAGAGGATGCCCCCCGGCGAGGCGCTGCGGGCGCTGATCGTGGCGATGGAGGAGAACGCGCCCAAGGGCGTGTTCCTCATGATGCCGCTCTTCGCGTTCTTTCTGAAGGTGCTGTACTTCCGCCAGAGGCGTTACTTCGTGGAGCACTTCGTCTTCGCGCTGCACGTGCACTCGCTGGCGTTCGTGCTCTCCACCGTCGGGATGCTCTTCCAGTTCCCGCTGCTCCTGGGGACGCTCGGGCTCTGGCAGCTCGTCTACGTATTCGTGGCGATGAAGCGGGTTTACGGACAGGGGATCGTCCGCACCTTTGCGAAGTACCTCGCGCTGGGCTTCGCGTACGTCGTCTTCGGCGTGGGGCTCGGCGCCGCGGCGACGATGCTGCTGGCGGCGATCACCATGTAGCGGGTCCGGTATACGCGAAAAAACCGCTCCGGCATGTGCCGGAGCGGCTTTTTCGAATCAGTGGAGATGCCGGGAATCGAACCCGGGTCCGCCTGCAGATCCCCCACGACTTCTACGTGCGTATTCCACTGTTCTTTTCTCCTCGCCCGGTCATCGGCCAGTGGAAGGCCCATCCCAGACCAGTCGTGTAATCTCGCTTACCCTACCACGACGCTCGGGCAAGCCAGCTTGAATTTGCGACAACTGCTGACCCGGCTCAAGCGGGTCTGATCAGCAGAAGGGCGGTAAGGATTTCCCCGAGGGGAACTCTACTTACGCAGCCAGGGCGAAGTTATCGTTCGCAGTTACAGGTTTTACCGCTTATTTAACGAGGCACTCGGAGACCTCGGCACGCAGCCATGGCTTCACCACACACGTCGAAGCCAGTCATCCCCAGACCCGAATTGTCAACGCAGGTAATCTAACCGGCTTGGCGGAGAGTGTCAATCCCGTTGCGGGGCAAGGGGTTAGGGGGTCTGCGCATCGGTCCGGCGCACGTGCCCCCCTCCCCCCGGCCCCCTCCCCCGCCTGCGGGGGCGCAGGGCGGGCGAGGGGGAGAACTCCGCTCGCCGCGCGCAGATC
This genomic window contains:
- a CDS encoding NUDIX domain-containing protein — translated: MEDGAEVRGVNPGGDPPEWALEYDAREYPRHAVTGDAVALALGREGGATQLQALVVVRGGEPFAGLDAWPGGFMDWAGDRDSREAALRELREETGCPAPEHVEPLGSYSTNGRDPRQFAGARDPGTGEWVSRGSRVTTNAYLMLVRREGGGFDPQHGDDATDARWEDVYTYFPWEDLRSADGRAAAQSALRALDDWARGQGGDRAERVEFAWGFGLREWNEERVSERFALLREAGLVEEAHRDTWGRVTGDGAKAFGRPMAFDHREIMADALGRLRGKIKYLPAALMALLGAEFTLDELQAGCEVIAGRPLHRANFRRAVAAAKDHRATRAPRIVHGTGKRRTRDTGGPGVPPELFRFREDTLRARLETSIRLPWLPLEGGEEASAAAREA
- a CDS encoding DUF3667 domain-containing protein encodes the protein MPDPPVPSGSAVADRPGARGDPTAAPKRKARWWSPETRRTPARPCLNCGDPTVSAFCPTCGQRKVEVRISLRRMLLELLEDQLALNATLPRTVGALLFRPGHLTSEYVKGRIVRYVPPFRLYLVTSVLFFVLLPLAADANIIADQVARDDAAQVRRVSAPAAANPGGLPAPPPPPARPREEMDINIAWKDTAAVPGWLKPLNRRLTRTGERLKRMPPGEALRALIVAMEENAPKGVFLMMPLFAFFLKVLYFRQRRYFVEHFVFALHVHSLAFVLSTVGMLFQFPLLLGTLGLWQLVYVFVAMKRVYGQGIVRTFAKYLALGFAYVVFGVGLGAAATMLLAAITM